One window of the Calditrichota bacterium genome contains the following:
- the thrS gene encoding threonine--tRNA ligase has product MNKIKITFPDGSSKEYNSGITAREIVEELSRGLAKKTVAAKFNSQMMDLSRTLTEDGTIEFITYDTPEGMHVFWHSSAHIMAHAIKNLFPEAKFGFGPALDDRFYYDFEISRSLTPDDLEKIEQEMQKIVAENHPFVREELSKEEAIKLFQERNEPYKVEHVSELEDSTSVYREGEFVDLCSGPHLPSTGIVKYFKLLAISGAYWKGDEKNPMLQRVYGVSFPKKSALDEFLYKLEEAKKRDHRRLGRELDLFSISEEIGAGLVLWHPKGALIRKIIEDFWRDEHLKAGYELVFTPHIARLDLWGKSGHLDFFSENMFSSMEMENVNYQLKPMNCPFHLLIYKSKGKSYRDLPIRWAELGTVYRYERSGVLHGLLRVRGFTQDDAHIFCRPDQLQDEIRNCLDFTTFILGTFGFSNYEIYLSTRPEKFVGTVENWDLATDALKTALEASGLGYEIDPGEGVFYGPKIDIKIKDVLDRAWQCTTIQVDFNEPERFDITYRGEDGEDHRPIMIHRALMGSLERFFGTLIEHYGGAFPAWLSPVQAIILPITDRQLDYAKKIAEQLKKSNIRVQVDDRNEKIGFKIREAEMQKIPYMLIVGDKEMEAETVSIRKRREGDIGKFALLEFEATILQEIAEKK; this is encoded by the coding sequence ATGAATAAGATCAAGATTACTTTTCCTGACGGGAGTTCAAAAGAGTACAACAGCGGAATTACTGCGCGGGAAATTGTCGAAGAGCTGAGTAGGGGACTAGCAAAAAAGACTGTCGCAGCAAAATTCAACAGCCAGATGATGGATTTAAGCCGCACTTTGACTGAAGACGGCACAATTGAATTTATCACTTACGATACGCCCGAGGGGATGCACGTTTTTTGGCATAGCTCTGCGCATATCATGGCTCATGCGATAAAAAATTTATTTCCGGAAGCAAAATTTGGTTTTGGTCCCGCGCTGGACGATCGTTTTTATTACGATTTTGAAATCAGCCGTTCGCTCACACCGGACGATCTGGAAAAGATCGAACAGGAGATGCAGAAAATTGTCGCTGAAAATCACCCCTTCGTACGCGAAGAATTGAGCAAAGAAGAGGCGATTAAATTATTCCAGGAGCGGAATGAGCCGTACAAAGTTGAGCATGTTTCCGAATTGGAAGACAGCACCAGTGTTTATCGCGAAGGCGAATTTGTTGATTTGTGTTCTGGACCCCATTTGCCCTCAACCGGAATAGTCAAATATTTCAAATTGTTAGCTATTTCCGGCGCCTACTGGAAAGGCGACGAGAAAAATCCTATGTTGCAGCGGGTTTATGGCGTCTCTTTTCCCAAAAAATCGGCGCTGGACGAATTTTTGTACAAATTGGAAGAGGCGAAAAAAAGAGACCATCGCCGCCTGGGCCGGGAGCTTGATTTGTTCAGTATCTCCGAGGAAATCGGCGCGGGACTCGTGCTTTGGCATCCCAAAGGTGCGTTGATTCGGAAAATCATCGAAGATTTCTGGCGCGATGAACATTTGAAGGCCGGCTACGAACTTGTATTTACGCCGCACATTGCCAGACTTGATTTGTGGGGCAAAAGCGGCCATCTGGACTTTTTTTCTGAAAATATGTTCTCTTCAATGGAAATGGAGAATGTCAACTACCAGTTGAAACCGATGAATTGCCCGTTTCACTTGCTCATTTACAAAAGCAAAGGCAAAAGTTATCGGGATCTGCCGATTCGTTGGGCGGAATTGGGCACGGTTTATCGTTACGAACGTTCCGGTGTGCTGCACGGGTTGCTTCGGGTGCGCGGTTTCACCCAGGACGACGCGCATATTTTCTGCCGTCCCGATCAGTTGCAAGATGAAATCAGAAATTGTCTCGATTTTACAACATTTATTTTGGGAACTTTTGGCTTTTCAAATTATGAAATATATTTGTCCACCCGTCCGGAAAAATTTGTCGGCACCGTGGAAAATTGGGATCTGGCGACAGATGCTTTGAAAACCGCGCTTGAAGCGAGTGGTCTGGGCTATGAAATTGATCCCGGTGAAGGCGTTTTCTACGGGCCAAAAATTGACATTAAAATTAAAGACGTGTTGGATCGCGCCTGGCAATGCACCACGATTCAGGTAGATTTTAACGAACCGGAGAGATTTGACATCACTTATCGCGGCGAAGACGGCGAAGATCACCGTCCGATTATGATTCACCGCGCGCTCATGGGATCGCTGGAAAGATTTTTCGGCACGCTCATTGAGCACTACGGCGGCGCATTTCCTGCGTGGCTATCGCCGGTGCAGGCGATTATTTTGCCCATCACTGACAGACAACTGGATTACGCGAAAAAAATAGCCGAACAGTTGAAAAAGAGCAACATTCGTGTGCAGGTTGACGACAGAAACGAAAAAATCGGCTTCAAGATCAGAGAAGCGGAAATGCAAAAAATTCCGTACATGCTGATTGTGGGCGACAAAGAGATGGAAGCTGAAACTGTTTCTATCAGAAAACGTAGGGAAGGAGACATCGGCAAATTTGCATTATTAGAATTTGAAGCGACTATTCTGCAGGAGATTGCAGAAAAGAAATAG
- the pheS gene encoding phenylalanine--tRNA ligase subunit alpha has protein sequence MKQQLRKLKEEFERDIANGEEENLAEKVRIKYLSRKGKLSSFFGFLGKVEPQHRPELGQRLNQLKIFFNEELEKLAEAAKKKPQKVDVFDATLPGTPVQMGTKHPLYQVLDEIKEIFTNLGFTIENGPEIEHDFYNFEALNIPKDHPSRDLQDTFYITDDLLLRTHTSPVQIRTMKKMKPPIRMIAPGRCFRKDAIDATHFPVFHQVEGLVVDKGITFADLRGVVGAFARRLFGKDVKIRFRPSFFPFTEPSAEYDFSCVKCNGKGCNICKGTGWLEISGAGMVDPAVFGYVDIDPEIYSGFAFGMGVERIAMLKYQVADIRDFYENDLRFLTQF, from the coding sequence ATCAAGCAGCAACTCCGGAAACTGAAAGAAGAATTCGAACGAGACATTGCGAACGGTGAAGAAGAGAATCTTGCTGAAAAAGTAAGGATAAAATATCTGAGCCGAAAGGGAAAGCTATCGTCATTTTTTGGATTTTTGGGCAAAGTTGAACCACAACATCGTCCTGAATTGGGGCAGCGTCTCAATCAGTTGAAAATTTTTTTCAATGAAGAACTGGAGAAATTAGCCGAAGCAGCAAAGAAAAAACCTCAAAAAGTTGATGTCTTTGATGCGACGCTGCCTGGCACACCGGTGCAAATGGGAACCAAACATCCGCTCTATCAGGTGTTGGATGAAATTAAAGAAATTTTCACCAATTTAGGTTTCACCATTGAGAACGGACCTGAGATAGAGCACGATTTTTACAATTTCGAGGCGTTGAATATTCCCAAAGATCATCCTTCCCGCGATCTGCAAGATACATTTTACATCACTGACGATCTTTTGTTGCGCACGCACACTTCGCCGGTGCAAATTCGGACGATGAAAAAAATGAAGCCGCCGATTCGGATGATCGCGCCGGGACGTTGTTTCCGCAAAGACGCCATTGACGCGACACATTTCCCTGTGTTTCATCAGGTCGAAGGTCTGGTCGTGGACAAAGGCATTACTTTTGCCGATCTGCGCGGCGTTGTCGGAGCATTTGCCAGGCGCTTATTTGGCAAGGATGTGAAAATTCGCTTCCGACCGAGTTTTTTTCCGTTCACAGAGCCCAGCGCTGAATATGATTTTTCTTGCGTAAAATGCAACGGCAAGGGGTGTAATATTTGCAAGGGAACGGGCTGGCTGGAGATTTCCGGCGCCGGCATGGTTGATCCCGCTGTTTTCGGATATGTTGACATCGATCCGGAAATTTACTCAGGCTTTGCTTTCGGAATGGGCGTGGAAAGAATTGCCATGTTGAAATATCAGGTTGCGGACATCCGTGATTTTTACGAAAATGATTTGAGATTTTTGACTCAATTTTAA
- the rpmI gene encoding 50S ribosomal protein L35: protein MPKMKSKRGAAKRFKATGSGKVKRFHAFASHIKTSKSPKRVRKLRKSAIVAKSEEKRAKRLILA from the coding sequence ATGCCAAAAATGAAAAGCAAACGTGGCGCGGCGAAGCGTTTTAAAGCGACAGGGTCGGGAAAAGTGAAACGTTTTCACGCATTTGCAAGCCACATTAAAACAAGTAAATCACCAAAAAGAGTACGCAAGTTGCGGAAATCCGCGATTGTGGCAAAAAGCGAAGAAAAAAGAGCAAAACGATTGATTTTAGCATAA
- a CDS encoding cell division protein ZapA, translating to MSDEFKILKVNIFGTEYPIKGSTDTEYIKQVASYVDQKMREIDQNIPIDSSLKVAILAALNISDELFREREQKGNSGDFSDKIQHLTQLLDSCIGKYGN from the coding sequence ATGAGTGATGAATTTAAAATACTAAAAGTTAATATATTTGGCACCGAATATCCCATCAAAGGGAGTACGGATACTGAATATATTAAACAAGTCGCCAGCTACGTTGATCAAAAAATGCGCGAGATAGATCAAAATATACCGATAGATTCATCCCTGAAAGTGGCCATATTAGCGGCCTTAAACATAAGTGATGAATTGTTTCGGGAGCGTGAGCAAAAGGGGAATTCAGGAGATTTTAGTGATAAAATTCAACATTTGACACAACTTTTGGATTCTTGTATCGGCAAATACGGGAATTAA
- a CDS encoding translation initiation factor IF-3, whose amino-acid sequence MNDDVTAPQVRVINEEGKQVGVVPISEAKKLAQDAGLDLVEIVPNAKPPVCKIIDYGKYKYELGKKEKLMKKKQHVIHVKEIRLSPKIEEHDFNFKVGHARKFLEQGNKVKVNILFRGRQITHIEFGREVIDKFANELEDIAKLEMGPKVEGRNMVAIFVKK is encoded by the coding sequence GTGAATGATGACGTTACCGCTCCTCAGGTTCGCGTGATTAACGAGGAAGGTAAGCAAGTCGGTGTAGTTCCTATCTCTGAAGCCAAAAAACTCGCACAGGATGCTGGATTGGATCTAGTGGAAATCGTTCCCAATGCCAAGCCGCCGGTCTGTAAAATCATCGATTACGGAAAGTACAAATACGAGCTCGGAAAAAAAGAAAAATTGATGAAAAAGAAGCAGCATGTTATTCACGTGAAAGAGATCAGACTCAGCCCGAAAATCGAAGAGCATGATTTCAATTTCAAGGTTGGCCATGCGCGAAAATTTTTGGAGCAAGGAAATAAGGTAAAAGTAAATATCCTTTTCCGAGGGCGCCAAATCACTCACATCGAATTCGGCCGAGAAGTTATTGACAAATTTGCAAATGAATTGGAAGATATCGCCAAATTAGAGATGGGCCCCAAGGTCGAGGGTAGAAACATGGTGGCGATTTTTGTCAAAAAGTAA
- a CDS encoding TIGR00282 family metallophosphoesterase, which produces MQNDVLNILFIADIIGKPGLKIVQNSVPEIRQLYNIDLCIANGENGAAGKGLTEPIAAQYFQHGIDVITSGNHIFENYNFPKLLNSNSRILRPINYPRGVTGKGWTIYRTKKNEKIGVMNAQGRTFMFPIDCPFQALSREISRIRLETPYIFVDFHAEASAEKIAMGWHLDGKVSAVIGTHTHVQTADERILPGGTAYITDAGMTGPFDSVIGMKKEIAIKRFIYQTPFRYQPAESDLRFNGVVVTIDKNTTKAIAIKRLNFKTDQEGKRIENDRKNY; this is translated from the coding sequence TTGCAAAATGATGTTCTAAACATTCTTTTTATTGCAGATATTATCGGCAAGCCAGGTCTGAAAATTGTCCAAAATTCCGTGCCTGAAATCAGACAACTGTACAATATTGATTTGTGCATTGCCAATGGGGAGAACGGAGCTGCCGGAAAAGGGCTCACTGAACCCATTGCGGCGCAATATTTTCAGCATGGCATAGACGTTATTACCAGCGGCAATCACATTTTTGAAAATTACAATTTTCCGAAATTACTGAACAGTAATTCGCGTATTTTGCGGCCCATCAATTATCCGCGCGGTGTTACCGGAAAAGGGTGGACGATTTATCGCACCAAGAAAAATGAAAAAATTGGCGTGATGAATGCACAGGGAAGAACTTTCATGTTTCCCATTGATTGTCCGTTTCAGGCCTTGTCGCGTGAAATCTCAAGAATAAGATTGGAAACGCCGTACATTTTTGTGGATTTTCACGCAGAAGCATCTGCGGAAAAAATAGCGATGGGTTGGCATCTCGACGGAAAAGTTTCAGCCGTGATCGGCACGCACACTCACGTACAAACTGCTGATGAGCGAATTTTGCCCGGCGGAACGGCTTACATCACTGACGCCGGGATGACCGGGCCCTTTGATTCGGTCATCGGCATGAAAAAAGAAATTGCAATCAAAAGATTTATTTATCAAACGCCGTTTCGTTATCAACCGGCGGAATCGGATTTAAGATTTAACGGCGTTGTTGTCACAATCGACAAGAATACAACAAAAGCCATCGCCATAAAAAGATTAAATTTCAAGACTGACCAAGAAGGCAAAAGAATAGAAAATGACCGCAAAAATTATTGA
- the rny gene encoding ribonuclease Y, translated as MEIYWMIAIVVVGFGAFVFGWLASKKVGQSKIGNAEKVAERIISNAERDAEALKKEKLFEVKDEWIKLKQNFENETKSRRNELTRLEKQLANREVNMDRKVDLLNKKERELKRVEQDVYEKQAKVTQLQLKLEKIIQEQNTKLEKISGISHEEAKRILMENLIEKAKQESAHIVKDIKDQAKLTANKEAKEIIIQAIQRTAADHSVETTVSVVNLPNEEMKGRIIGREGRNIRSFETATGIEVIVDDTPEAVILSGFDPFRREIARIALERLIADGRIHPARIEEVVNKVAKEMEERIVEIGEQAMLETGVHNLHPQLIRLLGKLSYRTSYGQNVLQHAKEVAYLAGLMAADLGLDASIAKRAGLLHDIGKAIDKNTEGTHTEIGGEIAKKYKEHPIVVNAILSHHEDVEPISPISVLVQAADAISGSRPGARRETLEGYVKRLQKLEQLAESFSGVVKTYAIQAGREIRVMVEHEKIDDAMADQLATDIAQKIQDEMEYPGQIKVTVIREYRSVDYAK; from the coding sequence ATGGAAATCTATTGGATGATAGCGATTGTTGTTGTAGGATTCGGGGCATTTGTTTTTGGGTGGCTCGCCAGTAAAAAAGTTGGCCAATCGAAAATTGGAAATGCCGAAAAAGTCGCGGAAAGAATCATCAGCAATGCAGAGCGCGATGCAGAAGCGCTAAAAAAAGAAAAATTATTTGAAGTAAAAGATGAGTGGATTAAACTAAAACAAAATTTTGAGAATGAAACAAAATCACGGCGCAATGAACTGACAAGATTGGAAAAGCAATTAGCAAATCGAGAAGTCAACATGGATCGAAAAGTCGATTTGCTTAACAAAAAAGAAAGAGAACTCAAGCGAGTCGAGCAAGACGTTTATGAAAAACAAGCAAAAGTGACGCAATTACAGTTGAAATTAGAGAAGATCATTCAGGAACAAAATACAAAATTGGAAAAGATATCAGGAATTTCACACGAGGAAGCAAAGCGAATCCTGATGGAAAATCTCATCGAGAAAGCAAAGCAGGAATCAGCTCACATCGTTAAAGACATCAAAGATCAGGCGAAGCTTACCGCTAATAAAGAGGCGAAGGAGATTATCATTCAGGCGATTCAGCGCACAGCGGCCGACCATTCCGTGGAGACAACGGTTTCCGTTGTCAATTTGCCGAATGAGGAAATGAAGGGTCGCATTATCGGGCGTGAGGGAAGAAATATTCGTAGTTTTGAAACTGCGACCGGCATTGAGGTGATCGTAGATGATACGCCAGAGGCAGTAATTTTGTCCGGTTTCGATCCGTTCCGACGAGAAATTGCCAGAATCGCATTGGAGAGATTAATTGCCGACGGCCGAATTCATCCGGCGCGAATTGAGGAAGTTGTGAATAAAGTCGCCAAAGAGATGGAAGAACGGATTGTGGAAATCGGGGAGCAAGCAATGTTGGAAACCGGGGTCCATAATTTGCATCCGCAATTGATTCGTCTGCTCGGCAAACTCAGTTATCGCACCAGTTACGGTCAGAATGTGCTGCAGCACGCCAAAGAAGTTGCCTATCTTGCGGGACTGATGGCCGCAGATCTGGGTTTGGATGCTTCGATTGCCAAAAGAGCCGGCTTGCTGCACGACATCGGCAAAGCGATCGACAAAAATACCGAAGGAACGCACACGGAAATTGGCGGAGAGATCGCTAAAAAATATAAAGAACATCCTATCGTGGTAAACGCGATTTTGAGCCACCATGAGGATGTGGAACCGATTTCTCCGATCAGCGTATTGGTACAAGCGGCAGATGCGATTTCCGGATCGCGACCGGGAGCCAGAAGAGAGACGCTGGAAGGATACGTCAAGCGCTTGCAGAAATTGGAACAATTGGCTGAATCATTCAGCGGCGTGGTAAAAACTTACGCTATTCAGGCAGGCCGTGAAATTCGCGTGATGGTGGAACATGAGAAAATTGACGACGCGATGGCCGATCAATTGGCTACGGATATTGCGCAGAAAATTCAGGATGAAATGGAGTATCCGGGGCAGATTAAGGTTACGGTTATTCGCGAATATCGCTCTGTCGATTACGCAAAATAA
- a CDS encoding bifunctional 5,10-methylene-tetrahydrofolate dehydrogenase/5,10-methylene-tetrahydrofolate cyclohydrolase, with translation MTAKIIDGKKIAADIKLELKQEIARLKTRHIFPTLATVLVGDDPASATYVRMKEKMCNVLGIGTKSIKKSANLKESDLLEIIADLGRDESVHGILVQLPLPKHIHESNVINSIPPEKDVDGFHPVNWGKMIRGEDCFLPCTPAGIQEMLVRSGYNPEKKHVVIVGRSKIVGLPLANMLVRKVAGANATVTICHTGTQNLAEITKQADILVAAVGRAEVITADMVNERSVVIDVGVNRVEALESKRGYKLVGDVHFDSVSKKVQAISPVPGGVGPMTIIMLMKNTVKAAKKMAQ, from the coding sequence ATGACCGCAAAAATTATTGATGGCAAGAAAATTGCAGCGGATATTAAGTTAGAGTTAAAACAAGAAATTGCGCGATTAAAAACTCGTCACATTTTTCCGACTCTAGCGACTGTACTGGTGGGTGATGATCCGGCTTCTGCGACATACGTACGCATGAAGGAGAAAATGTGCAATGTGTTAGGCATCGGAACCAAAAGTATCAAAAAATCAGCGAATTTGAAAGAAAGTGATTTGCTGGAAATTATTGCCGATCTTGGTCGTGATGAATCAGTTCACGGAATTCTGGTTCAATTACCGCTGCCGAAGCACATACATGAGTCCAATGTTATCAATTCGATACCGCCAGAAAAAGATGTGGATGGTTTTCATCCGGTTAACTGGGGAAAAATGATCAGGGGAGAAGATTGTTTTTTACCCTGTACACCTGCCGGAATACAAGAAATGCTCGTGAGAAGCGGCTATAATCCCGAAAAAAAACATGTCGTCATTGTGGGGCGCAGCAAAATAGTGGGGTTGCCACTGGCAAATATGCTCGTTCGCAAAGTTGCGGGCGCCAATGCGACTGTTACAATTTGCCATACCGGAACACAAAACCTGGCTGAAATTACGAAACAGGCAGACATTTTGGTTGCCGCTGTTGGCAGAGCCGAGGTCATCACTGCGGACATGGTCAATGAAAGATCTGTCGTAATCGATGTCGGCGTAAATAGGGTGGAAGCACTGGAATCGAAAAGGGGTTACAAATTGGTCGGCGATGTTCATTTTGATTCAGTCTCAAAAAAAGTCCAGGCAATTTCGCCTGTGCCCGGGGGAGTGGGACCGATGACGATAATTATGTTAATGAAAAATACTGTAAAAGCAGCTAAAAAAATGGCTCAATAA
- a CDS encoding phenylalanine--tRNA ligase subunit beta: MKVTVDWLKKYIDFPYDPVTLGQKLTMLGLELEGIEKNHYDFSGVVVGKIVETKKHEKRPNISICQVDIGGETVQLVCGAPNAAADKMVAVALPGAKLPSGQTIKEIEIDGYKSPGMICSEAELGISHQSEIIMELSNGAPLGTDLRDYLGETETVLELSITPNRPDCLGVIGVAREVAALVKKRVRTPEIKINESNALKVNDFVKVEIKNPKSCPRYTARYIEGIKIGPSPRWLIQKLEAVGIRTINNIVDVTNFVMMETGQPLHAFDYDELSGGKIVVRHATAGEKFVTLDEKEHTLSNERLLICDAEKPVALAGVMGGLNSEISTGTTRVLLESALFDPTNIRRTAKTLEISTESSRRFERGVDPEGVVYALNRAAQLIQELAGGKVAAGFVDEYPRKITPVKIELRIARVNSILGAELSEKEITDLLERLEFSVEQIEDGKLLVHVPTFRVDVEREIDLIEEISRLYGFNNIEESVYAKIPLDIPVNKEEKFQQLLRDLIVRLGYNEILTHAMISFDVASRFTANEPIKIKNPLSEDMGTLRTSLLAGLLQIVKWNKNRKITDQQLFEIGNIFYYKKGNKKEHREKKKIALVRTGKVRHDSWLERGREVTFFDLKGDLRALLKTLNIDNVSFREKTENSFLDNERSVNIYLGKEKVGFVGFISDEILELFNLDDTIVAAEIDFQPLFENYNWARKAISVSKFPAVHRDIAVVVEQMIVAETIESHIWESGGKYLRRVELFDVYSGKQVAADKKSFAFSLSFQSDERTLTEAEVDADFQNILETLKKKDNAHLRA; encoded by the coding sequence TTGAAAGTTACCGTTGATTGGTTAAAGAAATATATTGACTTCCCGTACGATCCCGTTACTCTAGGACAGAAATTGACCATGCTCGGTCTGGAGTTAGAGGGAATTGAGAAAAATCACTACGATTTCAGCGGCGTGGTCGTTGGGAAAATCGTCGAGACAAAAAAACACGAGAAACGTCCCAATATCAGTATTTGTCAAGTGGATATCGGCGGTGAAACTGTCCAGTTAGTTTGCGGCGCTCCCAATGCCGCAGCGGACAAAATGGTTGCCGTCGCGCTTCCCGGCGCAAAACTTCCTTCCGGGCAAACAATCAAAGAAATTGAAATCGACGGCTACAAATCCCCTGGCATGATTTGTTCAGAGGCGGAATTGGGAATTTCCCATCAGAGCGAAATCATCATGGAACTTAGCAACGGCGCTCCATTAGGAACGGACTTACGAGATTATCTGGGAGAAACGGAAACTGTATTAGAGCTTTCAATTACGCCGAACCGACCAGATTGTCTGGGAGTGATCGGAGTCGCCAGAGAAGTCGCGGCTCTGGTAAAAAAACGTGTTCGCACGCCGGAAATCAAAATCAACGAATCAAACGCGCTGAAAGTCAACGATTTTGTCAAAGTTGAGATCAAAAATCCCAAAAGTTGTCCGCGATACACGGCGCGGTACATCGAAGGCATCAAAATTGGGCCCTCGCCGCGCTGGTTGATTCAAAAATTAGAAGCAGTAGGAATCCGTACAATCAACAATATCGTTGATGTGACAAATTTTGTCATGATGGAGACGGGGCAGCCGCTGCACGCTTTTGATTACGATGAACTTTCCGGCGGCAAAATTGTTGTCCGCCACGCCACGGCAGGGGAGAAGTTTGTCACATTGGACGAGAAAGAGCACACTCTTTCCAATGAAAGATTGCTTATCTGCGATGCAGAAAAGCCAGTTGCGCTCGCTGGCGTCATGGGAGGATTGAACTCAGAAATTTCGACGGGTACAACTCGGGTTCTCCTGGAAAGCGCACTGTTTGATCCCACAAATATTCGCCGCACTGCCAAAACGCTGGAAATTTCAACAGAGTCCAGCCGACGATTCGAGCGCGGTGTGGATCCCGAAGGAGTCGTTTACGCGCTAAACCGAGCAGCGCAATTGATTCAGGAACTGGCTGGCGGAAAAGTTGCAGCGGGATTTGTGGATGAATATCCGCGGAAAATTACGCCGGTAAAAATTGAGCTCCGTATCGCGCGCGTCAATTCTATTTTGGGCGCAGAACTTTCTGAAAAAGAAATTACCGATTTGCTGGAACGCCTGGAATTTTCCGTTGAGCAAATTGAAGATGGAAAATTGTTGGTTCACGTGCCGACATTCCGCGTTGACGTGGAGCGCGAGATCGACTTGATCGAGGAAATTTCTCGGCTTTACGGTTTCAACAATATCGAAGAAAGCGTTTATGCGAAAATTCCGCTGGATATTCCGGTAAATAAAGAAGAAAAATTTCAGCAACTCTTACGTGATTTGATTGTTCGGCTTGGCTATAATGAAATTTTAACTCATGCGATGATCAGCTTTGACGTCGCCAGCAGATTTACGGCCAATGAGCCGATAAAAATCAAGAATCCGCTGAGCGAAGATATGGGAACGCTGCGCACCAGTTTATTGGCAGGATTATTGCAAATAGTCAAATGGAACAAAAATCGCAAAATTACAGATCAGCAATTGTTTGAAATTGGAAATATTTTTTATTACAAAAAAGGGAACAAAAAAGAGCATCGGGAAAAGAAAAAAATTGCTCTGGTGCGCACGGGAAAAGTGCGGCATGACTCATGGCTGGAAAGGGGCCGGGAGGTGACATTTTTTGACCTCAAGGGCGATTTGCGTGCTCTGCTGAAAACTTTGAATATCGACAATGTCAGTTTTCGGGAGAAAACAGAAAATTCATTTCTAGACAATGAGCGCTCCGTAAATATATACCTGGGAAAAGAGAAAGTTGGTTTCGTCGGATTTATTTCCGATGAAATATTGGAATTATTTAATCTCGATGATACCATAGTTGCCGCTGAAATTGATTTTCAGCCGCTTTTTGAAAATTACAATTGGGCGCGGAAGGCAATATCCGTCAGTAAATTCCCTGCCGTACATCGGGATATTGCGGTTGTGGTCGAACAAATGATTGTGGCGGAAACAATAGAATCGCACATTTGGGAGAGCGGCGGAAAGTACCTCAGACGCGTGGAGCTTTTCGATGTTTACAGCGGAAAGCAGGTCGCAGCCGATAAAAAAAGTTTTGCTTTTTCTTTATCATTTCAGTCCGATGAACGAACACTGACTGAGGCGGAAGTGGATGCAGATTTTCAAAATATTTTAGAGACATTAAAGAAAAAAGATAATGCTCACCTTCGGGCATAA
- the rplT gene encoding 50S ribosomal protein L20, with product MPRAKSSVASRNRKKKILKAAKGYYGGKHRLFKTAKESVERALAYSYRDRKKRAGQFRRLWIARINAAVRNEGLSYSKFIRLLKDNNIQLNRKVLADMAINDPEGFKRLVQQVNS from the coding sequence ATGCCAAGAGCAAAATCGAGTGTAGCTTCGAGAAATCGAAAGAAAAAAATATTGAAAGCTGCCAAAGGCTACTACGGCGGCAAACATAGGTTGTTCAAAACAGCCAAAGAGAGCGTAGAGCGCGCCTTAGCTTATTCCTATCGCGACCGAAAGAAACGCGCCGGACAATTCAGACGTTTGTGGATTGCCAGAATCAACGCGGCGGTGCGCAATGAAGGTTTGTCCTATTCAAAATTCATCCGATTGTTGAAAGACAACAACATTCAGCTCAACCGAAAAGTTTTGGCTGACATGGCAATTAATGATCCCGAAGGATTCAAGCGCCTGGTTCAACAAGTTAACTCGTAG